Proteins from a single region of Gordonia hongkongensis:
- the ectA gene encoding diaminobutyrate acetyltransferase: MSPSQTRTAPTTTLTVDYRVPTVDDGIRLWEIASDSQVLDVNSSYSYVLWCHDFATTSIVAEVDGRAVGFVTGYRRQSDPSTLMVWQVAVDDEVRGHGIAATMLHELFDRVNRQGMVAMHTTISPDNVPSQRLFASVAKARRLRFERRDLFAANTFPDSHEPEDLYMLEPEIPEP; encoded by the coding sequence ATGAGCCCTTCCCAAACAAGAACGGCCCCGACAACAACCCTCACCGTCGATTACCGGGTTCCCACGGTCGACGACGGTATCCGCCTCTGGGAAATCGCTTCGGACTCACAGGTTCTCGACGTCAACTCGAGCTACTCCTATGTGCTGTGGTGCCACGATTTCGCCACCACCTCGATCGTCGCCGAAGTCGATGGCCGCGCAGTCGGTTTCGTCACCGGATACCGGCGGCAGAGCGACCCCTCCACCCTGATGGTCTGGCAGGTCGCCGTCGACGACGAGGTGCGCGGACACGGCATCGCGGCGACCATGCTGCACGAGCTGTTCGACCGCGTCAACCGGCAGGGCATGGTCGCCATGCACACGACGATCAGCCCGGACAACGTCCCGTCCCAACGCCTGTTCGCCTCGGTGGCCAAGGCCCGCAGACTTCGTTTCGAACGTCGAGACCTGTTCGCGGCGAACACATTCCCCGACTCCCACGAGCCGGAAGATCTCTACATGCTCGAGCCGGAGATCCCCGAGCCCTGA
- the rsmD gene encoding 16S rRNA (guanine(966)-N(2))-methyltransferase RsmD — protein MTRIIAGRLGGRRLRVPGEGTRPTSDRVRESVFNILAARSDLDGLWVLDLYAGSGALGLEAISRGAAGATFVDSGRRAAVTIAANVRACGVGPHATVHTRTVSAYLGGAAERRFGLVFSDPPYDLRADRITADLELLRSHLDDDALIVVERSTRSTGEIWPSEYEVVVDKSYGDTRVEIARLV, from the coding sequence ATGACGAGGATCATCGCCGGCCGGTTGGGTGGGCGCCGACTGCGTGTTCCGGGCGAGGGCACCCGGCCCACCTCCGACCGGGTTCGCGAATCGGTGTTCAACATATTGGCCGCCCGATCCGATCTGGACGGACTCTGGGTCCTCGACTTGTACGCGGGTTCGGGGGCGCTGGGTCTCGAGGCGATCTCGCGTGGTGCCGCGGGGGCGACGTTCGTCGACTCCGGGCGCCGGGCCGCCGTCACGATCGCCGCCAACGTGCGGGCCTGTGGGGTGGGCCCGCACGCCACCGTACATACGCGCACGGTGTCGGCCTACCTCGGCGGCGCCGCGGAACGGCGGTTCGGCCTCGTCTTCTCCGATCCGCCGTACGACCTCCGGGCCGACCGGATCACCGCGGACCTGGAGCTGCTGCGGTCGCACCTGGACGACGACGCGCTGATCGTCGTCGAACGCTCGACGCGGTCCACCGGCGAGATCTGGCCATCCGAGTACGAGGTGGTCGTCGACAAGTCCTATGGCGACACCCGGGTGGAGATCGCCCGCCTGGTCTGA
- the coaD gene encoding pantetheine-phosphate adenylyltransferase yields MTTAVCPGSFDPFTLGHRYVVERAAACFDEVVITVVVNPNKRGMFGVDERIELIEEDCADLANVRVDRWEGLLVDYLRQESIHTIVKGLRSAVDFDYEVPMAQMNRELADVETIFLLTDPRFAHVSSSLVKEVAKLGGDVTPFLSAHVHKSLMSRLSGELSA; encoded by the coding sequence ATGACGACGGCAGTGTGTCCCGGTTCCTTCGATCCCTTCACCCTCGGCCACCGATACGTGGTGGAACGCGCCGCGGCGTGTTTCGACGAGGTCGTGATCACCGTGGTGGTCAACCCCAACAAGCGCGGCATGTTCGGTGTGGACGAGCGGATCGAACTCATCGAAGAGGACTGTGCGGACCTGGCGAACGTGCGGGTGGACCGATGGGAGGGCCTGCTCGTCGACTACCTGCGGCAGGAGTCCATCCACACCATCGTGAAGGGGCTGCGCTCTGCCGTCGACTTCGACTACGAGGTGCCGATGGCCCAGATGAACCGTGAGCTCGCCGATGTGGAGACGATCTTCCTGCTCACCGACCCACGATTCGCCCACGTCTCGAGCTCGCTGGTGAAGGAGGTGGCGAAGTTGGGGGGAGACGTGACGCCCTTCTTGTCCGCACATGTCCACAAGAGCCTGATGAGCCGGTTGTCCGGCGAGCTCTCGGCCTGA
- a CDS encoding DivIVA domain-containing protein, translating to MYRVFEALDELVAIVEEARSVPMTAGCVVPRGDVLELLDDIKDSIPGELDDAQDVLDQRDTLIGDAREHAETTVSKADSESEAVLAHARAEADRILSEAKAQADRMVDEASAHSGSLVEDAAEEAHRLQTSAAREFEAVTGRARAEAQRTIDAANNSYDKSVADGIAEQQRLVSETEVVGAAKSEAERIIDAAHAEADRLRGDCDVYVDEKLAQFEEILTGTLRSVNRGRHQLRTGAGMHDYVEYPRGVDESGRGDGARSRESRGDDPRSRETSARHTYDRDHGSPLAV from the coding sequence GTGTACCGGGTATTTGAGGCTCTCGACGAGCTGGTCGCGATCGTCGAAGAGGCGCGGAGTGTGCCGATGACCGCCGGGTGCGTCGTGCCGCGCGGAGACGTGCTGGAACTCCTCGACGACATCAAGGACTCCATCCCCGGCGAACTCGACGACGCGCAGGACGTCCTCGATCAGCGTGACACGCTGATCGGTGATGCCCGCGAGCACGCCGAGACGACAGTGTCCAAGGCGGATTCCGAGTCCGAGGCGGTCCTCGCGCACGCTCGCGCCGAGGCCGACCGGATCCTCTCCGAGGCGAAGGCGCAGGCCGACCGTATGGTCGACGAGGCGAGCGCGCACTCGGGCTCGCTGGTGGAGGACGCCGCCGAGGAGGCACACCGTCTGCAGACCAGCGCGGCGCGCGAATTCGAGGCCGTCACCGGCCGGGCGCGGGCCGAGGCGCAGCGCACCATCGACGCCGCCAACAACTCCTACGACAAGTCGGTGGCCGACGGTATCGCCGAGCAGCAGCGCCTGGTCTCCGAGACCGAGGTCGTCGGTGCGGCGAAGTCCGAGGCCGAGCGGATCATCGACGCCGCGCACGCCGAGGCCGACCGCCTGCGCGGTGACTGTGACGTCTACGTGGACGAGAAGCTCGCCCAGTTCGAGGAGATCCTGACCGGCACGCTGCGATCGGTGAACCGGGGTCGGCACCAGCTGCGGACCGGCGCCGGCATGCACGACTATGTCGAGTACCCCCGTGGTGTCGACGAGTCCGGGCGTGGCGACGGTGCGCGTTCGCGCGAGTCCCGTGGCGACGATCCCCGCTCGCGCGAGACCTCGGCCCGCCACACCTACGACCGCGACCACGGTTCGCCGCTCGCGGTGTGA
- a CDS encoding YceD family protein — MTSEPSHGPGSTPRREPFVLDVRSMGRRPGTMSEVHRTVRTPERLGVEMVGIPADSDVDLDLRLEAVSEGILVTGTVCGETVGQCSRCLEPIDGTVTVFLTELFAYPDSATEQTTDADDIHRIADDRIDLEQSIIDAVALELPMSPLCSSDCEGLCQTCGVRLAIAEPGHSHEVIDPRWAGLADKFADLGKDDSPTDGAATDPDPERHRD, encoded by the coding sequence GTGACATCAGAGCCGTCGCACGGTCCCGGTTCTACTCCCAGGCGCGAGCCCTTCGTGCTGGATGTGCGTTCGATGGGACGCCGCCCGGGCACGATGTCGGAGGTGCACCGTACTGTACGGACACCCGAACGGTTGGGCGTCGAGATGGTCGGGATCCCAGCGGATTCCGATGTCGACCTCGACCTCCGTCTGGAGGCGGTGTCCGAGGGAATCCTGGTGACCGGGACGGTGTGCGGTGAAACCGTCGGTCAGTGCTCACGCTGCCTCGAGCCGATCGACGGCACGGTGACGGTCTTCCTCACCGAGTTGTTCGCCTACCCGGACAGCGCGACCGAGCAGACCACCGACGCCGACGACATCCATCGCATCGCCGACGACCGTATCGACCTCGAACAGTCGATCATCGACGCCGTGGCACTCGAACTGCCGATGTCGCCCCTCTGTTCGTCGGACTGCGAGGGTCTGTGCCAGACCTGCGGGGTGCGTCTGGCCATCGCCGAACCGGGTCACTCCCACGAGGTCATCGACCCGCGCTGGGCCGGACTCGCCGACAAGTTCGCCGACCTCGGGAAGGACGATTCGCCGACGGACGGTGCCGCAACCGACCCCGACCCGGAACGACATCGTGACTGA
- the rnc gene encoding ribonuclease III, whose amino-acid sequence MTEAVRADGPRAALLDALDTDIPDDLLTLALTHRSYAYEHGGLPTNERLEFLGDSVLGVVITQRLYLRYPDRPEGELAKIRASVVNMHALADVARGLGDEGGLGKYLFLGRGEEMTGGRDKDSILADGLESLFGAVFLSHGLETSQRVILRLFDERLERAGNLGAGLDWKTSLQELSSERGFGPPQYQISATGPDHNKEFTATALVAGESLGEGVGRTKKEAEQQAAAHAWKVLTERASAS is encoded by the coding sequence GTGACTGAGGCCGTGCGTGCGGACGGTCCGCGTGCGGCCCTGCTCGACGCGCTGGACACCGACATTCCCGACGACCTGCTGACGCTGGCACTGACCCATCGTTCCTACGCGTATGAACACGGCGGTCTGCCGACCAACGAACGTCTGGAGTTCCTCGGGGACTCGGTGCTCGGTGTCGTCATCACCCAGCGTCTCTACCTGCGTTATCCCGATCGACCCGAGGGCGAGCTGGCGAAGATCCGGGCCAGCGTCGTCAACATGCATGCGCTCGCCGACGTCGCGCGTGGCCTCGGGGACGAGGGCGGTCTGGGCAAGTACCTGTTCCTCGGCCGCGGCGAGGAGATGACCGGCGGGCGCGACAAGGACTCGATCCTGGCCGATGGTCTGGAGTCGCTGTTCGGCGCGGTCTTCCTCAGTCACGGACTCGAGACCTCGCAGCGCGTCATCCTGCGTCTGTTCGACGAGCGCCTCGAACGTGCCGGCAACCTCGGCGCGGGGCTGGACTGGAAGACGTCGCTGCAGGAGCTGAGTTCGGAGCGCGGGTTCGGTCCGCCGCAGTATCAGATCAGCGCGACCGGTCCCGACCACAACAAGGAGTTCACCGCGACCGCGCTGGTCGCCGGCGAGAGCCTCGGCGAGGGTGTCGGCCGGACCAAGAAGGAAGCGGAGCAGCAGGCCGCCGCACACGCCTGGAAAGTGCTGACCGAGCGCGCGTCAGCGTCGTGA
- the mutM gene encoding bifunctional DNA-formamidopyrimidine glycosylase/DNA-(apurinic or apyrimidinic site) lyase has translation MPELPEVETVRIGLETHLVGRAVASTEVLHPRAVRRHAGGEPDLIGRLAGKQVTGVRRRGKYLWIDVADSADRAALVVHLGMSGQMLIARTGTPDHTHLRIRAVLDDENELRFVDQRTFGGWHLDDYTPDVYAPSGSTDTTDPSPADIPVSVAHIATDPFDPDFDPVRVVDRMRAKHSEIKRVLLDQTVISGVGNIYADEALWRARLHGSRIAETISRKKLRELIDAVTDVMADALKVGGTSFDALYVNVNGQSGYFERSLNAYGRAGEPCRRCGAIMRREQFMNRGSFSCPRCQRPPKANPG, from the coding sequence ATGCCTGAACTCCCCGAGGTCGAGACCGTTCGCATCGGTCTCGAGACCCATCTCGTCGGTCGGGCGGTGGCCTCGACCGAGGTTCTTCATCCGCGCGCGGTCCGTCGTCACGCCGGCGGTGAGCCGGATCTGATCGGTCGGCTCGCCGGCAAGCAGGTGACCGGCGTCCGGCGCCGCGGCAAGTACCTGTGGATCGATGTCGCCGACTCCGCCGACCGTGCGGCGCTCGTCGTCCACCTCGGGATGAGTGGCCAGATGCTGATCGCCCGGACCGGAACCCCCGACCACACGCACCTGCGTATCCGCGCGGTCCTCGACGACGAGAACGAACTCCGCTTCGTCGATCAGCGGACCTTCGGGGGTTGGCATCTCGACGACTACACACCCGATGTGTATGCGCCCTCGGGGAGTACGGACACGACCGACCCGTCGCCCGCCGACATCCCGGTCTCGGTGGCGCACATCGCGACCGATCCGTTCGACCCGGACTTCGACCCCGTCCGCGTGGTGGATCGCATGCGCGCCAAGCACTCCGAGATCAAACGGGTCCTCCTGGATCAGACGGTGATCTCCGGCGTCGGCAACATCTACGCCGACGAAGCGCTGTGGCGCGCACGTCTGCACGGCTCGCGGATCGCCGAGACGATCAGTCGCAAGAAACTGCGCGAACTCATCGATGCCGTCACCGACGTGATGGCGGATGCGCTGAAGGTCGGCGGTACCTCGTTCGACGCGCTCTACGTGAACGTCAACGGACAGTCCGGCTACTTCGAGCGGTCCCTGAACGCCTACGGGCGGGCGGGGGAGCCGTGTCGCCGATGCGGCGCGATCATGCGCCGCGAGCAGTTCATGAACCGTGGCTCGTTCTCGTGTCCGCGGTGCCAACGGCCGCCGAAGGCGAACCCGGGCTGA
- a CDS encoding OsmC family protein, producing the protein MTTEATAPASGVPADQAHTDLWVERTGTRRYTGRSSRGAEVLIGSQDVEGVFTPGELLKIALAACTGMSSDRPLARRLGDDYDATIRVSGDADRENEVYPRIEEILEIDLSELEPDAAARLLVVVERAIDAVCTVGRTVKAGAEVDLRIETE; encoded by the coding sequence ATGACCACCGAAGCAACTGCCCCCGCCTCCGGGGTTCCCGCCGACCAGGCCCACACCGATCTGTGGGTCGAGCGAACCGGCACGCGCCGGTACACCGGTCGCAGCTCGCGCGGCGCGGAGGTGCTGATCGGCTCGCAGGACGTCGAGGGCGTCTTCACCCCGGGTGAACTTCTCAAGATCGCGCTGGCCGCCTGCACCGGCATGTCGTCGGACCGGCCGCTGGCGCGACGCCTCGGTGACGACTACGACGCGACGATCCGCGTCAGCGGCGACGCCGACCGCGAGAACGAGGTGTACCCGCGCATCGAGGAGATCCTCGAGATCGACCTGTCCGAACTCGAGCCCGACGCCGCGGCCCGGTTGCTCGTCGTCGTCGAACGCGCCATCGACGCGGTGTGCACGGTCGGGCGCACGGTGAAGGCCGGCGCCGAGGTGGATCTGCGGATCGAGACGGAGTGA
- a CDS encoding acylphosphatase, which yields MSEDGTDRVRLTAHVHGHVQGVGFRWWTRARALELGLVGYASNQADGRVLVVAEGPRDKALALLDALRSGTTPGQVDLVVERVDEPRGDLDGFVER from the coding sequence ATGAGCGAGGACGGCACCGACCGCGTCCGGCTCACCGCGCACGTCCACGGGCACGTGCAGGGCGTGGGCTTCCGCTGGTGGACCAGAGCGCGTGCTCTCGAACTCGGGCTCGTCGGCTACGCGTCGAACCAGGCCGACGGCCGGGTGCTGGTCGTTGCCGAGGGGCCACGGGACAAGGCCCTCGCCCTGCTCGACGCGCTGCGGTCGGGAACCACGCCCGGACAGGTGGACCTGGTGGTCGAGCGTGTGGATGAACCGCGCGGGGACCTCGACGGCTTCGTCGAACGGTGA
- the smc gene encoding chromosome segregation protein SMC: MHLKSLTLKGFKSFASATTLRFEPGITCVVGPNGSGKSNVVDALTWVMGEQGAKALRGGKMQDVIFAGTSGRPPLGRAEVTLTIDNADGALPIEYSEVSITRRMFRDGAGEYEINGSSCRLMDVQELLSDSGIGREMHVIVGQGRLSAILESRPEDRRAFIEEAAGVLKHRKRKEKAVRKLDAMQANLARLNDLTAELRRQLKPLGRQAEVARRAQTVQADLRDARLRLAADDLVTRRAEMAEHAAVEDEVRRRQDEVAAELDRANAEVTEHEQHLAEITPAAAAANRAWFRLSALAERVDATRRVAAERSRYLSEPSSEASGPDPEELDEQAHEAAELEAELTEGVEIAAEQLESAREVLGERESIAEAAEAAHLAAVRAIADRREGLARLEGQVDNLRTRSESVDAEAQRLTAAISAATERAEVAVTQQDSAASELAQLEAAEQALDEHHERCVAALNLSNERVATLQAAHRDAEHAIASLSARVDALAMGLERGDGGAWLLENAPDGLLGPMSELVTVEAGFETAIAGALGPAVDGIVTVDGIAAVRALAALKSGDGGRAALICGGLTGPDRSSDVALPDGARWAASVVDTRPEIRGAIDTVLADTVIVDDPAQGLELARRLGVRAVTPAGDRISAASVEGGSSRRPSTLEVQSAIDAATAELASTRRRVEELEAALAGALTEQHDRREAAEEALAALHESDAGVGAAYEQMARLGQEIRASRAEADKLTRQRNLLEKGREETLENLQELTERLRLARDESEVGTEMSADDTDRANAATAVGVARSAEMEARLTLRTAEERLASVRGKADSLRRAAQREREARERARRQDEIRRQAAGVAAAVERAGAQVSERLAAAVASAQAGRDELEEIRTARTATLDALRVRAGELTTTLNSLRDTVHRDEVARAQVALRIEQLEEQVLETFAMAPDDLIAEYGPDVPMPPSALEMAEYEQARERGEQVVAPAPMPYNRATQEARAKKAQKDLNTLGKVNPLALEEFAALEERYNFLSSQLEDVKAARNDLLDVVEEVDARILQVFTEAYADVEREFGQVFQTLFPGGEGRLVLTEPGDMLTTGIEVEARPPGKKVKRLSLLSGGEKSLTAVAMLVAIFRARPSPFYVMDEVEAALDDTNLRRLITLFAQLREKSQLIVITHQKPTMEVADALYGVSMRGDGITTVISQRMRGVNMPVGQQEDTSQ, translated from the coding sequence GTGCACCTCAAAAGCCTGACCCTGAAGGGCTTCAAGTCGTTCGCCTCGGCGACGACCCTGCGCTTCGAGCCGGGTATCACGTGCGTCGTCGGCCCCAACGGCTCCGGTAAGTCGAACGTCGTCGACGCCCTGACCTGGGTGATGGGCGAGCAGGGCGCCAAAGCACTGCGCGGCGGGAAGATGCAGGACGTCATCTTCGCCGGCACCTCGGGCCGTCCTCCGCTGGGCCGCGCCGAGGTCACCCTCACCATCGACAACGCCGACGGTGCGCTGCCGATCGAGTACTCCGAGGTGTCCATCACGCGCCGGATGTTCCGCGACGGCGCCGGCGAGTACGAGATCAACGGCAGTTCCTGTCGCCTCATGGACGTGCAGGAGCTGCTGTCGGACTCCGGTATCGGTCGCGAGATGCACGTGATCGTCGGCCAGGGACGGTTGTCGGCGATCCTCGAGTCCCGGCCCGAGGACCGCCGCGCGTTCATCGAAGAGGCGGCCGGGGTCCTCAAACACCGCAAGCGCAAGGAAAAAGCGGTCCGCAAGCTCGACGCGATGCAGGCCAACCTGGCGCGTCTGAACGATCTGACGGCCGAACTCCGTCGTCAGCTCAAACCACTGGGACGCCAGGCCGAGGTCGCCCGCCGGGCCCAGACCGTCCAGGCCGATCTCCGCGACGCACGGTTGCGCCTGGCCGCCGACGACCTCGTCACCCGCCGCGCCGAGATGGCCGAACACGCCGCCGTCGAGGACGAGGTCCGGCGTCGGCAGGACGAGGTGGCCGCCGAACTCGACCGTGCGAACGCGGAAGTGACCGAACACGAACAGCATCTCGCCGAGATCACGCCCGCCGCGGCCGCGGCCAACCGCGCCTGGTTCCGGTTGTCGGCGCTCGCCGAGCGCGTCGACGCGACCCGCCGGGTGGCCGCCGAACGCAGCCGGTACCTCAGCGAGCCGTCGAGCGAGGCGTCCGGGCCCGACCCGGAGGAGCTCGACGAGCAGGCCCACGAGGCCGCCGAACTCGAAGCCGAGCTGACCGAGGGCGTCGAGATCGCCGCCGAACAGCTCGAGAGCGCCCGCGAGGTGCTCGGCGAACGCGAGTCGATAGCGGAGGCGGCCGAGGCGGCTCACCTCGCGGCCGTCCGTGCCATCGCCGACCGTCGCGAGGGTCTGGCGCGCCTCGAAGGGCAGGTGGACAACCTGCGGACGCGTTCGGAGTCGGTCGACGCCGAGGCGCAGCGCCTCACCGCGGCCATCTCGGCCGCCACCGAACGCGCCGAAGTCGCAGTCACGCAACAGGATTCGGCGGCAAGCGAGCTGGCACAGCTGGAAGCCGCCGAACAGGCGCTCGACGAACACCACGAACGATGCGTGGCCGCGCTGAACCTGTCCAACGAGCGCGTGGCCACCTTGCAGGCCGCACACCGCGACGCCGAGCACGCCATCGCCTCCCTGTCGGCCCGGGTGGACGCACTCGCCATGGGACTCGAGCGCGGCGACGGCGGCGCGTGGCTGCTGGAGAACGCGCCCGACGGCCTGCTCGGACCGATGTCGGAGCTGGTCACGGTCGAAGCGGGTTTCGAGACGGCCATCGCCGGGGCGCTCGGACCCGCTGTGGACGGCATCGTCACCGTGGACGGGATCGCCGCGGTGCGGGCGCTGGCGGCCCTGAAGTCGGGCGACGGGGGACGGGCCGCGCTGATCTGCGGCGGACTCACCGGCCCGGACCGATCGAGCGACGTCGCGCTGCCCGACGGGGCGAGGTGGGCGGCCTCGGTGGTCGACACCCGCCCGGAGATCCGCGGGGCGATCGACACCGTCCTGGCCGACACCGTCATCGTCGACGATCCTGCGCAGGGGCTCGAACTCGCCCGCCGTCTCGGCGTGCGCGCAGTGACGCCCGCCGGCGACCGCATCTCGGCGGCGTCGGTCGAGGGCGGTTCGTCGCGCCGCCCCTCCACGTTGGAGGTCCAGTCGGCGATCGATGCCGCGACCGCCGAACTCGCCTCGACCCGCAGGCGCGTCGAAGAACTCGAGGCGGCGCTCGCCGGTGCGCTCACCGAGCAGCACGATCGGCGAGAGGCGGCCGAGGAGGCGCTCGCGGCGCTGCACGAGTCCGACGCCGGCGTCGGCGCCGCGTATGAGCAGATGGCCCGGCTGGGCCAGGAGATCAGAGCCTCGCGTGCCGAGGCCGACAAGCTGACCCGACAGCGGAATCTGCTCGAGAAGGGCCGCGAGGAAACCCTCGAGAACCTGCAGGAACTCACCGAGCGACTGCGTCTCGCCCGCGATGAGTCCGAGGTGGGGACCGAGATGTCCGCCGACGACACCGACCGCGCGAACGCCGCGACAGCCGTCGGCGTGGCACGCAGCGCCGAGATGGAGGCGCGCCTGACCCTGCGGACAGCCGAGGAACGCCTGGCGTCCGTCCGGGGCAAGGCGGACTCGCTGCGGCGGGCCGCCCAGCGCGAGCGCGAAGCACGCGAGCGGGCCCGTCGGCAGGACGAGATCCGACGCCAGGCCGCCGGCGTGGCGGCAGCCGTCGAACGCGCCGGTGCCCAGGTCAGTGAGCGTCTCGCCGCGGCGGTGGCCTCGGCGCAGGCCGGGCGCGACGAACTCGAGGAGATCCGGACCGCCCGCACCGCGACCCTCGACGCGCTCCGGGTCCGGGCGGGCGAACTGACGACCACGCTCAATTCGCTGCGCGACACCGTCCACCGCGACGAGGTGGCGCGGGCCCAGGTCGCGCTGCGGATCGAACAGCTCGAAGAGCAGGTCCTCGAGACCTTCGCGATGGCGCCCGACGATCTGATCGCCGAATACGGTCCCGACGTGCCGATGCCCCCGTCGGCGTTGGAGATGGCCGAGTACGAGCAGGCCCGGGAACGCGGCGAGCAGGTCGTCGCACCGGCCCCGATGCCCTACAACCGGGCGACGCAGGAGGCCCGCGCCAAGAAGGCGCAGAAGGATCTCAACACGCTCGGCAAGGTGAACCCGCTGGCGCTCGAGGAGTTCGCCGCTCTCGAAGAGCGGTACAACTTCCTGTCGTCGCAGCTCGAGGACGTCAAGGCGGCCCGCAACGACCTCCTCGACGTCGTGGAAGAGGTCGACGCCCGGATTCTGCAGGTGTTCACCGAGGCGTACGCCGACGTGGAACGCGAGTTCGGCCAGGTCTTCCAGACCTTATTCCCCGGCGGCGAGGGCCGGCTCGTCCTGACCGAACCCGGCGACATGCTCACGACGGGCATCGAGGTCGAGGCCCGCCCGCCCGGTAAGAAGGTCAAGAGGCTCTCGCTGCTCTCGGGCGGGGAGAAGTCCCTGACGGCGGTCGCGATGCTGGTGGCGATCTTCCGCGCGCGCCCGTCGCCGTTCTACGTCATGGACGAGGTCGAGGCCGCGCTCGACGACACCAACCTGCGGCGACTGATCACGTTGTTCGCCCAACTGCGGGAGAAGTCCCAGCTCATCGTCATCACCCACCAGAAGCCCACGATGGAGGTCGCGGATGCGCTCTACGGAGTCAGCATGCGCGGCGACGGCATCACGACGGTCATCTCGCAACGCATGCGCGGAGTGAACATGCCCGTCGGTCAACAGGAGGACACCAGCCAGTGA
- the ftsY gene encoding signal recognition particle-docking protein FtsY — MNTGIIIGIVVAVLVVIALIVLGLVLSRRRRISLTDERQPEIVDGTTRQVDRSGGYQAGSGFSFSRGEAVGDTALAEPPRRRPEPPAPESATPAPEVVRPPGERTDVDGQPGVGDDSAVPRDSIRRGVTEVSLPEPDTTEPETAEPATARPETVEPETVEPETAEPDVAEPASATAAPAQPEVAEPEVAEPEPATAEPATTEPGTRVPDDVAEATTAPPLDEIAPTAGRIGRLRGRLSRSQGAIGKGVLGLLGAGDLDEDSWEEIEDTLVMADLGASTTATVVETLRTELAANPVRTAGEARALLKRVLVEQLDPTLDRSIRALPHAGRPAVVLVVGVNGTGKTTTTGKLARVLVADGRRVLLGAADTFRAAAADQLQTWGERVGAEIVRGKEQADPAAVAFDAVDRGIESGVDVVMIDTAGRLHTKTGLMDELGKVKRVVEKKAPVDEVLLVLDATVGQNGLMQARVFAEVVNITGVVLTKLDGTAKGGIVFHVQKELGVPVKLVGLGEGADDLAPFEPEAFVDALL; from the coding sequence GTGAACACCGGAATCATCATCGGCATCGTCGTCGCGGTGCTCGTCGTGATCGCGCTGATCGTGCTCGGGCTGGTGCTGTCGCGCCGCCGGCGCATCTCGCTGACCGACGAGCGGCAACCGGAGATCGTCGACGGGACGACCCGCCAGGTCGACCGGTCCGGGGGCTACCAGGCCGGATCGGGGTTCAGCTTCAGTCGCGGGGAGGCCGTGGGTGACACCGCCCTCGCGGAACCGCCGCGACGGAGGCCGGAACCCCCGGCTCCGGAGTCTGCGACGCCGGCACCCGAGGTGGTCCGGCCGCCCGGAGAGCGCACCGATGTCGACGGTCAGCCGGGCGTCGGTGACGACTCCGCGGTGCCGCGGGATTCGATCCGGCGCGGCGTCACCGAGGTGTCGCTGCCCGAGCCGGACACCACCGAACCCGAGACCGCAGAACCTGCCACCGCCCGCCCCGAAACCGTCGAGCCGGAAACCGTCGAGCCCGAGACGGCGGAGCCCGACGTCGCCGAGCCCGCGTCCGCCACTGCCGCACCCGCGCAACCCGAGGTCGCCGAGCCCGAGGTCGCCGAACCCGAACCGGCCACCGCCGAGCCGGCAACGACCGAGCCCGGGACCCGGGTACCCGACGATGTCGCGGAGGCGACCACCGCGCCGCCGCTGGACGAGATCGCGCCGACGGCGGGCCGGATCGGTCGGCTGCGCGGCCGGCTGTCCCGGTCACAGGGCGCGATCGGCAAGGGTGTGCTGGGCCTGCTGGGCGCCGGCGATCTCGACGAGGACAGCTGGGAGGAGATCGAGGACACGCTGGTGATGGCCGATCTCGGTGCGTCCACGACGGCCACCGTCGTCGAGACGCTGCGCACCGAGCTCGCGGCCAACCCGGTCCGCACCGCGGGTGAGGCCCGGGCGTTGCTCAAGCGGGTCCTGGTCGAGCAGCTCGACCCGACGCTCGACCGGTCGATCCGGGCGCTGCCACACGCGGGCCGTCCCGCCGTCGTCCTCGTCGTCGGCGTCAACGGCACCGGCAAGACCACCACGACCGGCAAGCTGGCACGCGTCCTGGTCGCCGACGGGCGTCGTGTCCTGCTCGGCGCGGCGGACACGTTCCGCGCGGCTGCCGCCGACCAGCTGCAGACGTGGGGCGAGCGGGTCGGCGCCGAGATCGTGCGCGGCAAGGAACAGGCCGATCCCGCCGCCGTCGCATTCGACGCGGTCGACCGGGGCATCGAGAGCGGCGTTGACGTGGTCATGATCGACACCGCCGGCCGGCTGCACACCAAGACCGGCCTGATGGACGAGCTGGGCAAGGTCAAGCGCGTCGTGGAGAAGAAGGCGCCGGTCGACGAGGTGCTGCTGGTGCTCGACGCGACCGTCGGACAGAACGGACTGATGCAGGCCCGGGTGTTCGCCGAGGTCGTCAACATCACCGGCGTGGTGCTGACCAAGCTGGACGGCACCGCCAAGGGCGGCATCGTGTTCCACGTACAGAAGGAGCTCGGCGTGCCGGTCAAGCTCGTCGGGCTGGGGGAGGGCGCGGACGACCTCGCGCCCTTCGAACCGGAGGCATTCGTCGACGCACTGCTCTGA